In one Pseudarthrobacter sp. NBSH8 genomic region, the following are encoded:
- a CDS encoding DUF3445 domain-containing protein: MSSTIIETDPDAALLPERIRRFPFPFASDTYRYSANVEPATKTAPTEAGAWGAHLVDIDEHYLDELAERAKVLTRDPSRVNVLPHMRTAVWDALTTLLSSMAEDYPDTMSFHREGNICRWRNGLQNLEVEFTVGDDSSLPEGPLRFLGTQIQDDIILLDIREDTLWLDAGLVTFAADWSFGFDVGMNFLEIHHPVPRVKEERITSRAEQFLLRLQPGEQFRRTNWTMTIGRRMDTSTETYPEWGPDRSTIADDPAMPEKLHLRVEVQHLIRLPHSGALLFLVRTHLLPLTDIARVPAWREKMGHVLAELPDDMAEYKGIIRYRKAASDWLLAR; the protein is encoded by the coding sequence TTGAGTAGCACGATCATCGAAACCGATCCTGACGCCGCCCTCCTCCCGGAACGGATCAGGCGCTTTCCCTTTCCTTTTGCCTCTGACACCTACCGGTACAGCGCAAACGTCGAACCAGCCACCAAGACAGCGCCGACAGAGGCGGGCGCCTGGGGCGCCCATCTCGTGGACATCGACGAACACTATCTGGATGAACTGGCCGAGCGCGCCAAGGTGCTGACCCGCGACCCTTCCCGCGTGAATGTCCTCCCCCACATGCGAACGGCGGTGTGGGACGCCCTCACCACCCTGCTGTCCTCCATGGCCGAAGACTACCCGGATACGATGTCTTTCCATCGGGAAGGGAACATCTGCCGTTGGCGTAACGGTCTGCAGAACCTCGAGGTGGAATTCACCGTCGGAGACGACAGCTCGCTGCCGGAGGGGCCACTGCGGTTCCTCGGCACCCAGATCCAGGACGACATCATTCTTCTTGATATCCGCGAAGACACGTTGTGGCTTGATGCCGGCCTGGTCACGTTCGCCGCCGACTGGTCATTCGGTTTCGACGTCGGCATGAACTTCCTTGAAATCCACCATCCCGTCCCGCGGGTGAAGGAAGAACGCATCACCAGCCGGGCCGAGCAGTTCCTGTTGCGCCTGCAGCCCGGGGAACAATTTCGGCGGACCAACTGGACGATGACCATAGGCCGGCGTATGGATACCTCCACGGAAACCTACCCTGAATGGGGCCCCGACCGCAGCACCATAGCCGACGATCCCGCCATGCCGGAGAAGCTACACCTGCGGGTGGAAGTGCAGCATTTGATCCGTCTCCCGCACTCCGGTGCCCTGCTGTTCCTGGTCCGGACCCATCTCCTGCCGCTCACCGACATTGCCAGGGTACCTGCGTGGCGGGAAAAGATGGGCCATGTGCTGGCCGAACTACCGGACGACATGGCCGAATACAAAGGCATCATCCGCTACCGCAAAGCTGCATCTGACTGGCTGCTCGCCCGCTAA
- a CDS encoding PDR/VanB family oxidoreductase, translated as MVQWGNGVNAYSLTGSGNAPSEYSISVLRVGEGAGGSLAMHRLCVGDRVNVARPRSAFAPASTATHHLLVAAGIGITPILSHARAAVERGSTATMIYVHRPDAGAHVTEARELLGPGLTALVECTDRGSFQNVLAEALITQPVGTHLYVCGPVVFMDAVLEEARGHGWSSARLHSEAFGAAELDAGEPFTVHLARSGVRLEVPAGVSLLETLETAGQSIPNMCRKGICGECVLPVLRGAPQHRDLYLSEQEKAANTTMMCCVSRSNDPELELDL; from the coding sequence GTGGTCCAATGGGGAAACGGCGTCAATGCATACTCACTGACAGGCTCAGGCAACGCACCGTCCGAATACAGCATCTCTGTCCTGAGGGTCGGCGAAGGAGCCGGCGGCTCCCTAGCCATGCACCGGCTTTGCGTCGGTGATCGTGTTAATGTTGCGCGCCCCCGGAGTGCTTTTGCTCCCGCATCAACAGCGACGCATCATCTGCTTGTTGCTGCAGGAATCGGGATCACGCCGATTCTTTCACATGCCAGGGCCGCGGTGGAACGGGGCTCCACGGCAACGATGATCTACGTGCACCGGCCAGACGCCGGCGCCCACGTTACGGAAGCGCGGGAACTGCTCGGGCCCGGGTTGACCGCTTTGGTCGAGTGCACTGACCGGGGCAGTTTCCAAAACGTTCTGGCGGAAGCGCTCATAACGCAGCCCGTCGGAACCCACCTCTACGTGTGCGGTCCGGTTGTCTTCATGGATGCGGTCCTGGAAGAGGCCCGAGGCCATGGCTGGTCATCCGCCCGGCTCCATTCAGAAGCCTTTGGCGCAGCTGAACTGGACGCGGGCGAACCCTTTACGGTGCATCTGGCACGCAGCGGCGTTCGTTTGGAAGTTCCAGCCGGCGTTTCGCTGCTGGAGACCCTTGAAACAGCAGGGCAAAGCATCCCCAATATGTGCCGAAAAGGCATCTGCGGCGAATGCGTCCTGCCGGTGCTTCGCGGCGCACCCCAGCACCGGGATCTTTACCTATCCGAGCAAGAAAAGGCTGCGAACACCACAATGATGTGCTGCGTTTCGCGTAGCAACGACCCAGAATTGGAGTTGGACCTTTGA
- a CDS encoding dimethylamine monooxygenase subunit DmmA family protein, which translates to MRSASMPPAAGNGLEPGFRGVICVSFGSSDDTALPDTNGQPRYDLHFESATAESLSELKSVFSGSRVGVRLILAGPPTDIRAAAAAAADCGLLGDEVTLLPQETGPRFVYCPHCLTTTVDEAAGTEVKCQGCATTLTIADHFSRRRGAYLGYSAHAEEAA; encoded by the coding sequence ATGCGTTCCGCGTCCATGCCGCCAGCAGCCGGCAACGGCCTGGAACCTGGTTTCCGCGGTGTCATCTGTGTATCTTTCGGATCCTCAGATGACACCGCACTTCCAGACACCAATGGCCAGCCCCGGTACGATCTCCATTTCGAATCGGCAACCGCCGAGAGCCTCTCGGAACTCAAGTCTGTGTTCAGCGGTTCCCGTGTAGGCGTCCGTCTGATACTCGCAGGCCCTCCGACGGATATCCGTGCAGCCGCAGCAGCCGCCGCAGACTGCGGACTTCTGGGCGATGAGGTAACGCTCCTTCCCCAGGAAACCGGACCCCGGTTTGTTTATTGCCCGCATTGCCTTACCACCACCGTTGATGAAGCAGCCGGCACCGAGGTGAAGTGTCAAGGATGCGCCACCACCTTGACCATCGCTGATCACTTTTCCCGACGAAGAGGCGCATACCTGGGCTACTCAGCCCACGCCGAGGAGGCAGCATGA
- a CDS encoding cupin domain-containing protein, which yields METTLVGTLTKAGSIHKVENGFIGLPSMDEPGTVAAIGDSLHNPEGSVMCAGFFELKASEPLVYTYTYDEMKVVIKGEFILTDQTTGEVTHAKERDVLFFPKGTTVKFETPEYGLGFFAGDRTFAP from the coding sequence ATGGAAACCACCCTCGTAGGAACACTGACCAAGGCCGGATCGATCCACAAGGTAGAGAACGGCTTCATCGGTCTCCCGTCCATGGATGAGCCGGGGACGGTCGCCGCGATCGGCGATTCCCTCCATAACCCGGAGGGGTCGGTCATGTGCGCCGGATTCTTCGAACTGAAGGCCTCGGAGCCCTTGGTGTACACCTACACCTACGACGAAATGAAGGTCGTCATCAAGGGGGAATTCATCCTCACGGACCAGACCACGGGCGAAGTGACGCACGCGAAGGAGCGCGACGTGCTGTTCTTCCCCAAGGGCACAACCGTCAAGTTTGAAACCCCTGAGTATGGCCTGGGGTTCTTCGCCGGCGACCGCACCTTCGCACCGTAA
- a CDS encoding APC family permease: MSENRSDGTDHLERSIDWKQGLAIALGVPLLILPSLGYLPMYVSAAAILIWGLSVLQGFMQSTAYAEMATTFPKASGLPGFAQHVFRTENYKGKYDKGKLIGGFSAWSYWFAWNPVLAIFSILVGGYLHGLFPVLAETFTEYQLALISGLVIFTGLFIVNWFGLKDGAKLGYILAAFSLIPLVVLTVAPFATGKVDMSNITGSWMPADWAWDMHHILILFGIFAIAQWSACAWETAAIYGPEYKNPSRDVPKALYACGIICFFSFVLVQSAVIGVLGVEGVLAEPLSPLIPVAQAVFGQAGTMVTIIMLIAAMILIIQTAYLGSSRAMHSMSSEGNLPRVFGKTNRQGTPFVAMLVIGAFNLVLISMGTPAAILAASAIGYTCANGISLFAYVRAKNHPSFANLERPFKAPKGWKHVAMIFGLFNLPLCLVGVVYLNSLEVGWTSTWVGFLVLSLYLPIWLYTQRESRRLNDKAATAPSSDHDAGDLRPVPNPR, translated from the coding sequence ATGAGTGAAAATCGTTCAGACGGCACCGATCACCTGGAACGGTCGATCGACTGGAAGCAGGGTTTGGCCATTGCGCTGGGTGTGCCCTTGCTGATTCTGCCCTCATTGGGCTATCTGCCGATGTATGTGTCCGCCGCAGCAATTCTCATCTGGGGATTGTCGGTCCTTCAGGGTTTTATGCAGAGCACCGCGTATGCCGAGATGGCCACCACGTTCCCCAAGGCTTCCGGCCTGCCGGGGTTCGCCCAGCATGTATTCCGGACGGAGAACTACAAGGGCAAGTACGACAAAGGCAAGCTGATCGGTGGCTTCAGCGCGTGGAGCTACTGGTTCGCCTGGAATCCTGTACTGGCAATTTTTTCCATCCTGGTGGGCGGTTACCTGCATGGGCTGTTTCCGGTTCTGGCCGAGACATTCACCGAGTACCAGCTCGCACTGATCTCAGGCCTGGTGATTTTCACCGGGTTGTTCATCGTCAACTGGTTCGGTCTCAAGGACGGCGCCAAACTGGGGTACATCCTGGCTGCGTTCTCTCTTATACCCCTGGTTGTCCTCACCGTGGCGCCTTTCGCGACCGGGAAAGTCGACATGTCAAACATCACCGGCAGCTGGATGCCGGCGGACTGGGCCTGGGACATGCACCACATCCTGATTCTCTTTGGCATCTTTGCGATCGCTCAGTGGAGTGCCTGCGCCTGGGAAACGGCAGCCATTTACGGCCCCGAATACAAGAACCCGTCCAGGGATGTTCCCAAAGCGCTTTATGCGTGCGGCATCATCTGCTTCTTCTCATTTGTCTTAGTGCAATCTGCGGTGATCGGCGTGCTTGGTGTTGAGGGTGTACTGGCCGAGCCCCTGTCGCCCCTGATTCCAGTGGCCCAGGCAGTCTTTGGCCAGGCAGGCACCATGGTCACCATCATCATGCTGATCGCCGCCATGATCCTCATCATCCAGACGGCCTATCTGGGCTCTTCCCGCGCCATGCACTCCATGTCGAGCGAAGGCAACCTCCCCAGGGTCTTCGGCAAGACGAACCGCCAGGGCACTCCGTTTGTCGCGATGCTGGTCATCGGGGCCTTCAACCTGGTACTGATTTCGATGGGAACGCCGGCGGCAATACTTGCGGCGTCCGCAATTGGTTACACCTGCGCCAACGGCATCAGCCTGTTCGCATATGTCAGGGCTAAGAATCACCCGTCCTTCGCCAACCTCGAACGGCCCTTCAAAGCACCCAAGGGCTGGAAACACGTCGCCATGATCTTTGGCCTGTTCAATCTACCCCTATGCCTGGTGGGCGTGGTGTACCTGAACAGCCTGGAGGTCGGTTGGACCTCAACCTGGGTGGGTTTCCTCGTACTATCGCTCTATTTGCCCATCTGGTTGTATACCCAGCGTGAATCCCGTCGGCTGAATGACAAAGCAGCCACAGCACCGTCTTCAGACCACGACGCCGGGGATCTTCGACCGGTTCCAAATCCCAGGTGA
- a CDS encoding cache domain-containing protein, which translates to MKPTVEVVHAASDLSSWMSGVCTEVTKLSSDVSSLLERNLADKSKAGKAVLKGLDEYPRDFLTKNSYAAGAGTFFAVETIEEGVPALDWWARKEHGTIGRLDLDMTPGSSRYYDYEKLPFFSTAASTGEQSVWGPYVDFLGFEEYILTFAAPLSVHGRFTGVAACDIRIRDLEPLIMPTLRAIPGDAALVNASNRVILGNSGLYLVGERIKSGLPGQHRMALDVPHLGLSLIFAV; encoded by the coding sequence ATGAAGCCCACCGTTGAAGTCGTACATGCTGCATCCGACCTTTCTTCCTGGATGAGCGGCGTCTGCACGGAGGTCACGAAGCTCTCCAGCGACGTTTCTTCCCTCCTTGAACGAAATCTCGCCGACAAGTCCAAAGCAGGTAAGGCGGTCCTCAAGGGATTGGATGAATATCCCCGGGATTTCCTGACGAAGAACAGTTACGCAGCAGGGGCCGGGACTTTCTTCGCCGTGGAAACCATCGAGGAGGGGGTACCGGCTTTGGACTGGTGGGCCCGCAAGGAACACGGCACCATCGGCAGGCTCGACCTCGACATGACTCCAGGCAGCAGCCGTTATTACGACTATGAGAAGCTGCCGTTCTTCTCCACCGCCGCTTCCACAGGTGAGCAGAGCGTATGGGGGCCATATGTGGACTTCCTCGGCTTCGAGGAATACATCCTGACATTTGCGGCCCCGCTTTCTGTCCACGGGCGTTTCACGGGCGTGGCTGCATGCGACATCCGGATCAGGGACCTGGAACCCCTCATCATGCCCACTCTGCGCGCCATTCCCGGAGATGCGGCCCTCGTCAATGCCAGCAATCGCGTCATTCTCGGCAACTCCGGTTTATACCTCGTTGGTGAGCGGATTAAATCCGGTTTGCCCGGCCAGCATCGGATGGCCCTGGACGTCCCACACCTTGGGCTTTCCCTGATTTTCGCTGTCTAG
- a CDS encoding FadR/GntR family transcriptional regulator, translating into MASPSSIQSQIYRSLPEIERADAIVDRITKAIGLGLLKVGERLPPEAALSEMFGVGGATLREALGELRERGIVETRRGRSGGTFVVNQPRTQKDVIRDWFLSTSISEIRDIGDEHSAIAATTVRLACERAEAHDFERLQELARALILADTPEVRAPADSRFHIELAIAAQSPRLANAEIRLQEETVQQLWTPLTVAFDPEQATAEHLELVRAVAQDQPEKAQNLVLEHIRRNIFHLIDQKLTLGYAQSNQDGQ; encoded by the coding sequence TTGGCCTCGCCGTCATCAATCCAGTCCCAGATTTATCGGTCCCTGCCCGAAATCGAGAGGGCCGATGCGATTGTGGACAGAATTACCAAGGCCATCGGCCTTGGGCTGCTTAAAGTGGGCGAACGCTTGCCACCCGAAGCGGCCCTCTCGGAAATGTTTGGGGTTGGCGGCGCCACTCTTCGCGAAGCTTTGGGGGAACTGCGCGAGCGGGGGATCGTCGAGACCCGCAGGGGCCGAAGCGGGGGAACCTTCGTGGTCAACCAGCCTCGTACGCAGAAGGACGTCATTCGGGATTGGTTCCTCTCGACGTCAATTTCGGAAATACGTGACATCGGTGACGAACATTCCGCTATAGCAGCCACCACCGTCCGTCTGGCCTGTGAGCGCGCAGAAGCACACGACTTCGAGCGCCTTCAGGAACTTGCGAGGGCATTAATTCTGGCCGACACCCCCGAAGTGCGTGCACCTGCTGACAGCCGCTTCCACATCGAGCTGGCAATAGCCGCGCAATCGCCAAGGCTCGCCAACGCGGAAATACGGCTTCAGGAAGAAACAGTCCAGCAGCTTTGGACTCCCCTCACGGTGGCATTTGACCCCGAGCAGGCAACCGCAGAACACTTGGAATTGGTCCGGGCAGTAGCCCAAGACCAGCCGGAGAAGGCCCAAAACCTTGTCCTTGAGCACATCAGGCGGAACATTTTCCACCTGATCGACCAGAAACTGACCCTCGGCTACGCCCAATCAAACCAGGATGGTCAATGA
- the hxlB gene encoding 6-phospho-3-hexuloisomerase has protein sequence MTPTVNTTLTGYSTTGDIVRNLALVQDEIADTAAKIDEQQIADVARHLSHPGRVFVAGAGRSGLVLRMAAMRLMHLGLNVHIAGDTTTPAIASGDLLLVASGSGTTSGVVKSAETAAKAGARIAAFTTSPSSPLAGLADAVVIIPAAQKTDHGSSVSRQYSGSLFEQVLFLATETLFQSLWDNTDVPAEELWLRHANLE, from the coding sequence GTGACTCCGACAGTAAATACAACGCTCACCGGATACAGCACCACCGGTGACATTGTCCGGAATCTCGCTCTTGTACAGGACGAGATCGCGGACACAGCGGCCAAGATCGACGAGCAGCAGATCGCCGACGTGGCCCGCCACCTTAGCCATCCTGGCCGGGTGTTCGTCGCCGGAGCCGGCCGAAGCGGCCTGGTGCTGCGGATGGCCGCCATGAGGCTGATGCACCTTGGCCTGAACGTCCACATTGCCGGTGACACCACCACGCCTGCAATCGCCTCCGGTGACCTGCTCCTCGTGGCCTCGGGATCGGGAACGACCTCGGGAGTGGTCAAGTCAGCAGAAACAGCGGCGAAGGCCGGAGCGCGGATTGCGGCGTTCACCACCAGCCCGAGTTCACCTCTCGCCGGGCTTGCTGACGCTGTGGTGATCATTCCCGCCGCGCAGAAGACCGACCACGGCTCCAGCGTTTCGCGCCAGTACTCCGGGTCGCTCTTCGAGCAGGTACTGTTCCTCGCCACTGAAACCCTGTTCCAGTCCCTGTGGGACAACACCGACGTACCGGCCGAAGAGCTCTGGCTCCGCCACGCCAACCTCGAATAA
- the hxlA gene encoding 3-hexulose-6-phosphate synthase: MKLQVAMDVLTTEAALELAGQVAEYVDIIELGTPLIKAAGLSAVTAVKNAHPDKIVFADMKTMDAGELEADIAFKAGADLVTVLGSADDSTIAGAVKAAKAHNKGIVVDLIGVADKVTRAKEARALGAKFVEMHAGLDEQALPGFDLTGLLRAGAEARVPFSVAGGVKLATIEAVQKAGADVAVVGGGIYSAADPALAAKQLRAAIN, encoded by the coding sequence ATGAAACTCCAAGTTGCTATGGACGTCCTGACCACCGAAGCCGCCCTCGAACTGGCCGGTCAGGTCGCCGAGTACGTCGACATCATCGAACTCGGCACCCCCTTGATCAAGGCTGCCGGCCTCTCTGCCGTCACCGCCGTCAAGAACGCCCACCCGGACAAGATCGTCTTCGCTGACATGAAGACCATGGACGCCGGAGAACTTGAAGCCGACATCGCTTTCAAAGCCGGCGCCGACCTGGTCACCGTGCTCGGCTCTGCCGATGACTCCACCATCGCCGGCGCCGTCAAGGCAGCCAAAGCCCACAACAAGGGCATCGTCGTTGACCTCATCGGCGTGGCAGACAAAGTCACCCGCGCTAAGGAAGCCCGCGCCCTGGGTGCCAAGTTCGTAGAGATGCACGCCGGTCTCGACGAGCAGGCCTTGCCGGGCTTCGACCTGACCGGGCTGCTCCGCGCCGGAGCAGAAGCGCGCGTTCCGTTCTCCGTCGCAGGCGGCGTGAAGCTCGCCACCATCGAAGCAGTTCAGAAGGCCGGCGCCGACGTAGCCGTCGTCGGAGGCGGCATCTACAGCGCGGCAGACCCGGCACTGGCAGCCAAGCAGCTCCGCGCCGCCATCAACTAA
- the zwf gene encoding glucose-6-phosphate dehydrogenase codes for MSVTYVDSSVRSGLRSGRNPLRDPRDRRLNRIAGPSSLVLFGVTGDLARKKLMPAVYDLANRGLLPPSFALVGFGRRPWSDAEFAAEVKASVQAYSRTPFDEAVWNQLAEGIRFVRGEFDDDDSFERLGETVAALDEVRGTRGNHAFYLSIPPKAFEQVCRQLSKHGLAQAEGDKWRRVVIEKPFGHDLDSARALNEIVESVFPPDAVFRIDHYLGKETVQNILALRFANQLFEPLWNANYVDHVQITMAEDIGTGGRAGYYDGVGAARDVIQNHLLQLLALTAMEEPISFNADDLRAEKEKVLAAVKLPEDLSTHSARGQFAGGWQGGEQVQGYLEEEGIPADSKTETFAAIRVDIHTRRWAGVPFYLRAGKRLGRRVTEIAVVFKRAPNLLFRDHGEDDFGQNAVVIRVQPDEGATIRFGSKVPGTQMEVRDVTMDFGYGHSFTESSPEAYERLILDVLLGEPPLFPRHAEVELSWKILDPFEDYWAGLTEQPEPYAPGSWGPASADELLARDGRTWRRP; via the coding sequence ATGTCAGTTACTTACGTTGATTCAAGTGTGAGGTCTGGACTTAGGTCTGGCCGTAACCCGTTGCGGGATCCGCGTGATCGTCGCCTGAATCGGATTGCCGGTCCGTCCTCGTTGGTGCTCTTCGGGGTGACGGGTGATCTTGCGCGTAAGAAGCTCATGCCGGCTGTGTATGACCTGGCGAACCGGGGGTTGTTGCCGCCGAGTTTCGCGTTGGTGGGGTTCGGCCGGCGTCCGTGGTCGGATGCGGAGTTCGCTGCGGAGGTGAAGGCGTCGGTGCAGGCGTATTCGCGGACGCCTTTTGATGAGGCGGTGTGGAACCAGCTTGCTGAGGGTATCCGTTTTGTCCGGGGTGAGTTCGACGACGATGATTCGTTTGAGCGGTTGGGGGAGACTGTCGCGGCCCTTGATGAGGTCCGCGGGACGCGGGGTAATCACGCGTTTTACCTTTCGATTCCGCCGAAGGCGTTTGAGCAGGTCTGCCGGCAGCTTTCCAAGCATGGGCTCGCGCAGGCTGAGGGGGATAAGTGGCGGCGGGTGGTGATCGAGAAGCCGTTCGGGCATGATCTGGACTCGGCCCGGGCGCTCAATGAGATTGTGGAGTCGGTGTTCCCGCCGGATGCGGTGTTCCGGATCGATCATTACCTGGGTAAGGAAACGGTTCAGAATATTCTGGCGTTGCGGTTCGCGAACCAGTTGTTTGAGCCGTTGTGGAACGCGAATTATGTGGACCATGTCCAGATCACGATGGCTGAGGATATCGGCACGGGCGGCCGGGCCGGGTATTACGACGGTGTGGGTGCGGCCCGGGACGTGATTCAGAACCATCTGCTGCAGTTGTTGGCGTTGACGGCGATGGAGGAGCCGATTTCCTTTAACGCCGATGATTTGCGGGCGGAGAAGGAAAAGGTCCTTGCCGCGGTGAAACTCCCGGAGGATTTGTCGACGCATTCGGCGCGCGGGCAGTTCGCCGGCGGCTGGCAGGGCGGGGAACAGGTCCAGGGTTATCTGGAGGAGGAGGGTATCCCGGCGGATTCGAAGACGGAGACGTTCGCGGCGATCCGGGTGGATATCCATACCCGCCGCTGGGCCGGTGTGCCGTTCTATTTGCGTGCTGGTAAGCGTTTGGGGAGGCGGGTGACCGAGATCGCGGTGGTGTTCAAACGCGCCCCGAACCTGCTCTTCCGTGACCATGGTGAGGATGACTTCGGCCAGAACGCCGTGGTGATCCGGGTCCAGCCCGATGAGGGTGCGACGATCCGGTTCGGGTCCAAGGTCCCGGGCACGCAGATGGAAGTCCGGGACGTGACCATGGACTTCGGCTACGGGCATTCCTTTACCGAGTCCAGCCCCGAAGCCTACGAACGGCTGATCCTCGATGTGCTCCTGGGCGAGCCGCCGTTGTTCCCGCGGCACGCGGAGGTGGAGCTGTCCTGGAAGATCCTGGATCCTTTTGAAGATTACTGGGCCGGGCTCACTGAACAGCCCGAACCCTACGCCCCGGGGTCCTGGGGCCCTGCCTCGGCGGACGAGCTCCTTGCCCGCGACGGACGAACCTGGAGAAGGCCATGA
- a CDS encoding glucose-6-phosphate dehydrogenase assembly protein OpcA, with translation MIVDLPDTTTSKISKKITSLREQGGVIALGRVLTLVVVTRSGLEEEAIEAANEASREHPCRIIVLADAGSEAPNRLDAQIRVGGDAGASEVIVLRGYGELAHESESLVAALLLPDAPIVAWWPHGAPANACETSVGRIAHRRITDSANETDPQLALENIRATYKAGDTDLAWTRLTNWRIQLAAVLDQVDSSPVTAVAVEGASDSPSTILLAAWLTLALDAPVTIVADPAGTGIRRVRLTRPTGDVQLFRPGLSVAELTQPGQPAQRISLPRRSLKDCLAEELRRLDPDEVFGETVRSLGSSKVHQASSVTFTCSGEPERNRDRVSLIAV, from the coding sequence ATGATTGTAGATTTGCCGGACACCACCACCTCGAAGATTTCCAAGAAGATCACCTCCCTGCGCGAGCAGGGCGGTGTGATCGCCCTGGGCCGGGTCCTGACCCTGGTGGTCGTGACCCGGTCCGGGCTCGAGGAAGAAGCGATCGAGGCCGCGAACGAGGCCAGCCGTGAACACCCCTGCCGGATCATCGTCCTCGCTGACGCCGGCTCTGAGGCTCCCAACCGGCTCGACGCGCAGATCCGGGTCGGTGGTGACGCCGGCGCCTCGGAGGTTATCGTGCTCCGCGGCTACGGCGAACTCGCGCATGAAAGTGAATCCCTCGTCGCGGCCCTGCTGCTGCCGGACGCCCCGATCGTGGCCTGGTGGCCGCACGGGGCACCGGCGAACGCCTGCGAAACCTCCGTGGGCCGGATCGCGCACCGCCGGATCACGGACTCCGCGAACGAAACAGACCCTCAACTGGCGCTGGAAAACATCCGGGCCACCTATAAGGCCGGGGACACCGATCTCGCCTGGACCCGGCTGACGAACTGGCGGATCCAGCTCGCGGCGGTCCTGGACCAGGTGGACTCCTCACCCGTCACCGCCGTCGCCGTCGAAGGCGCTTCCGACTCCCCGTCCACGATCCTGCTCGCGGCCTGGCTCACCCTGGCCCTGGACGCGCCCGTGACGATCGTGGCGGACCCCGCCGGGACCGGCATCCGCCGCGTCCGCCTCACCCGCCCCACCGGCGACGTGCAGCTCTTCCGCCCCGGACTCTCCGTCGCGGAACTCACCCAGCCCGGCCAGCCCGCGCAACGCATCTCCCTGCCACGCCGCAGCCTCAAAGACTGCCTCGCCGAAGAACTCCGCCGCCTCGACCCCGACGAAGTATTCGGCGAAACGGTTCGCAGTCTTGGTAGTTCCAAAGTGCATCAAGCCAGCAGCGTGACATTCACCTGCAGCGGGGAGCCAGAACGTAACCGGGACCGCGTGTCACTGATCGCCGTATAA
- a CDS encoding S-(hydroxymethyl)mycothiol dehydrogenase, with the protein MVHKVKAVIVREKNSPVSVETILVPDPGPGEALVDILTCGVCHTDLHYKQGGIGDEFPYLLGHEATGVVSAVGPGVTEVAPGDRVILNWRAVCGECRACAKGQPQYCFNTHNATQKMTLEDGTELSPALGIGAFAEKTLVAAGQCTKIDDDVDPAAVGLLGCGVMAGIGAAINTGEVKRGESVAVIGCGGVGIAAIAGARLAGATTIIAVDIDANKVEMAKSLGATHGVNSGEEDPIEAIRFLTGGNGADVVIDAVGRPETYKQAFYARDLAGRVVLVGVPTPGMLLELPLLDVFGRGGSLKSSWYGDCLPSRDFPMLVAHYKQGNLDLDAFVTERITIDQVEDAFARMHEGKILRSVVEVQTLKELS; encoded by the coding sequence ATGGTTCACAAAGTCAAAGCGGTCATCGTCCGGGAGAAGAATTCCCCGGTTTCGGTGGAGACTATCCTGGTCCCGGATCCGGGGCCGGGGGAGGCCCTGGTGGACATTCTCACCTGCGGGGTCTGCCACACCGACCTGCATTACAAGCAAGGCGGCATCGGCGATGAGTTCCCCTACCTGTTGGGCCACGAGGCCACCGGTGTGGTCAGCGCCGTCGGTCCCGGCGTCACCGAGGTGGCGCCGGGTGACCGGGTGATCCTGAACTGGCGTGCTGTCTGCGGTGAGTGCAGGGCTTGTGCCAAGGGCCAGCCGCAGTACTGCTTCAACACGCACAATGCCACGCAGAAAATGACGCTCGAGGACGGTACGGAACTCTCTCCCGCGCTGGGCATTGGCGCCTTCGCGGAAAAGACGCTGGTTGCTGCCGGGCAGTGCACAAAGATTGACGACGACGTCGATCCTGCCGCCGTCGGGCTGCTCGGCTGCGGTGTGATGGCCGGCATCGGTGCCGCCATTAACACGGGCGAGGTCAAGCGCGGCGAATCCGTGGCCGTGATCGGCTGCGGCGGCGTGGGCATCGCCGCGATCGCCGGCGCAAGGCTCGCAGGTGCCACCACGATCATTGCGGTGGACATCGACGCCAACAAGGTGGAAATGGCTAAGTCCCTTGGAGCCACCCACGGGGTGAATTCCGGCGAGGAAGACCCCATCGAGGCCATCCGGTTCCTCACAGGAGGCAACGGAGCGGACGTGGTGATTGACGCCGTCGGCCGTCCTGAAACGTACAAGCAGGCGTTTTACGCCCGCGATCTCGCCGGCCGCGTGGTGTTGGTGGGTGTCCCGACGCCGGGCATGTTGCTTGAACTGCCACTGCTGGACGTCTTTGGGCGGGGTGGGTCGCTGAAGTCCTCCTGGTACGGGGACTGCCTGCCTTCCCGCGATTTCCCGATGCTCGTGGCGCACTACAAGCAGGGCAACCTTGACCTGGATGCCTTCGTCACCGAGCGGATCACCATCGATCAGGTGGAGGATGCCTTTGCCAGGATGCACGAGGGCAAGATTCTGCGCTCGGTTGTTGAAGTACAGACTCTGAAGGAGCTCTCATGA